The following coding sequences lie in one Xanthomonas hyacinthi genomic window:
- the kbl gene encoding glycine C-acetyltransferase yields MTDSRLTQRYADELDAIRAQGLFKAERIIVGPQAAEIVLADGRRVLNFCANNYLGLADHPALIAAAKDALDSHGFGMASVRFICGTQDLHKQLEARIAAFFSTEDSILYAACFDANGGLFEPLLGETDAIISDALNHASIIDGVRLCKAKRFRYANCDMADLEAQLQAADAAGCKTKLISSDGVFSMDGFIAPLDQITALARKYGALVHIDECHATGFLGASGRGSAEVKGVMDQIDIFTGTLGKAMGGALGGFTTGRREVIELLRQRSRPYLFSNSLPPHVVAAGIKAFAMLDAADALRAQLVENTRHFRERMAAAGFDIKPGTHPICPVMLYDAPLAQRFAERLLEEGIYAIGFFFPVVPKGQARIRTQISAAHTRAQLDQAIDAFVRIGRELGVIE; encoded by the coding sequence ATGACCGATTCCCGCCTCACCCAGCGCTACGCCGACGAACTGGACGCGATCCGCGCGCAGGGGCTGTTCAAGGCCGAACGCATCATCGTCGGCCCGCAGGCGGCCGAGATCGTGCTGGCCGACGGCCGCCGCGTACTGAACTTCTGCGCCAACAACTACCTGGGCCTGGCCGACCACCCGGCGCTGATCGCCGCGGCCAAGGACGCGCTGGACAGCCACGGCTTCGGCATGGCCTCGGTGCGCTTCATCTGCGGCACCCAGGACCTGCACAAGCAGCTGGAAGCGCGCATCGCCGCGTTCTTCAGCACCGAGGACAGCATCCTCTACGCCGCCTGCTTCGACGCCAACGGCGGCCTGTTCGAACCGCTGCTCGGCGAAACCGATGCGATCATCTCCGATGCGCTCAACCACGCCTCGATCATCGACGGCGTGCGCCTGTGCAAGGCCAAGCGCTTCCGCTACGCCAATTGCGACATGGCCGACCTGGAAGCGCAGCTGCAGGCGGCCGACGCGGCCGGCTGCAAGACCAAGCTGATCAGCAGCGACGGCGTGTTCTCGATGGACGGCTTCATCGCCCCGCTCGACCAGATCACCGCGCTGGCACGCAAGTACGGCGCGCTGGTGCACATCGACGAATGCCATGCCACCGGCTTCCTCGGCGCCAGCGGCCGCGGCTCGGCCGAGGTCAAGGGCGTGATGGACCAGATCGACATCTTCACCGGCACCCTGGGCAAGGCGATGGGCGGTGCGCTGGGAGGCTTCACCACCGGCCGGCGCGAGGTGATCGAACTGCTGCGCCAGCGCTCGCGCCCCTACCTGTTCTCCAACTCGCTGCCGCCGCACGTGGTCGCCGCCGGGATCAAGGCGTTCGCGATGCTGGACGCGGCCGACGCATTGCGCGCGCAGCTGGTCGAGAACACCCGCCACTTCCGCGAGCGCATGGCCGCGGCCGGCTTCGACATCAAGCCCGGCACCCACCCGATCTGCCCGGTGATGCTGTACGACGCGCCGCTGGCGCAGCGCTTCGCCGAGCGGCTGCTGGAGGAAGGCATCTACGCGATCGGCTTCTTCTTCCCGGTGGTGCCCAAGGGCCAGGCGCGGATCCGCACCCAGATCAGCGCCGCGCATACCCGCGCGCAGTTGGACCAGGCGATCGATGCGTTCGTTCGCATCGGCCGCGAGTTGGGAGTGATTGAGTAA
- the cysT gene encoding sulfate ABC transporter permease subunit CysT, which produces MGVNAAAVARAPSRRRVIPGFGLSLGITLTWLGLVVLIPLLGVVLKTSGLGWHGVWQVWSEPRVLSALRVSFGTAFAAAAFNAVMGTWVAWVFVRYRFPGKRLFDAMIDLPFALPTAVAGIALTALYGGNGWVGRWLEPLGLKIAYTQLGIVVALVFVGLPFVVRIVQPVLAEAERELEEAAATLGAGRWQIVRRVVLPALWPAVLTGFALAFARGIGEYGSVIFIAGNLPNATEIAPLLITIRLEEFDYAGATAIAAAMLLLSLLMLLVVNGVQARFARRGLAAH; this is translated from the coding sequence ATGGGCGTGAATGCCGCCGCGGTCGCGCGCGCTCCGTCGCGGCGCAGGGTGATCCCCGGGTTCGGTCTGAGCCTGGGCATCACCCTGACGTGGCTGGGACTGGTGGTGCTGATCCCGCTGCTGGGCGTGGTGCTCAAGACCAGCGGCCTGGGCTGGCATGGCGTGTGGCAGGTGTGGAGCGAGCCGCGGGTGCTGTCGGCACTGCGGGTCAGCTTCGGCACCGCATTCGCCGCCGCCGCGTTCAACGCGGTGATGGGCACCTGGGTGGCCTGGGTGTTCGTGCGCTACCGCTTTCCCGGCAAGCGCCTGTTCGACGCGATGATCGACCTGCCGTTCGCACTGCCGACCGCGGTGGCCGGCATCGCGCTGACCGCGCTGTACGGCGGCAACGGCTGGGTCGGCCGCTGGCTGGAACCGTTGGGGCTGAAGATCGCCTACACCCAGCTCGGCATCGTGGTGGCGCTGGTGTTCGTCGGCCTGCCGTTCGTGGTACGGATCGTGCAGCCGGTGCTGGCCGAGGCCGAACGCGAACTGGAAGAGGCCGCCGCCACGCTCGGCGCCGGCCGCTGGCAGATCGTCCGCCGAGTGGTGCTGCCGGCGCTGTGGCCGGCGGTGCTGACCGGGTTCGCGCTGGCCTTCGCGCGCGGCATCGGCGAATACGGCTCGGTGATCTTCATCGCCGGCAACCTGCCCAACGCGACCGAGATCGCGCCGCTGCTGATCACCATCCGCCTGGAAGAATTCGACTACGCCGGCGCCACCGCGATCGCCGCGGCGATGCTGCTGCTGTCGTTGCTGATGCTGCTGGTGGTCAACGGCGTGCAGGCGCGCTTCGCGCGGCGCGGCCTGGCGGCGCACTGA
- the cysW gene encoding sulfate ABC transporter permease subunit CysW yields MNDTVSSLNLPFPENALSASPPAVRRRAASVTTEPWWVQALLILGALGFLLSFLFLPLLLVFVEALRGGIGVFWRAIFDPDALAAIRLTLLVTALVVPLNLVFGVAAAWAVSKHRFPGKRLLVSLIDLPFSVSPVVAGLVFILIFGRSGWAWPLIDEGWRLHLPVVGEVLLQLPRIVFALPGIVLATTFVTFPFIARELMPLMEQQGSDEELAALSLGASGWQMFWRVTLPNIRWGLLYGVLLCSARAMGEFGAVSVVSGHIRGRTNTLPLHVEILYNEYAYSAAFACASLLALTALLTLALKSYLEWRHGESLAANHRH; encoded by the coding sequence ATGAACGATACCGTGTCCAGCTTGAACCTGCCGTTTCCGGAGAATGCGTTGAGCGCGTCGCCGCCTGCCGTCCGCCGCCGCGCCGCGTCGGTCACCACCGAGCCGTGGTGGGTGCAGGCGCTGCTGATCCTCGGTGCGTTGGGCTTCCTGCTGTCGTTCCTGTTCCTGCCGCTGCTGCTGGTGTTCGTCGAGGCGCTGCGCGGCGGTATCGGCGTGTTCTGGCGGGCGATCTTCGATCCCGACGCGCTCGCGGCGATCCGCCTGACCCTGCTGGTGACCGCGCTCGTGGTGCCGCTGAATCTGGTGTTCGGGGTGGCCGCGGCGTGGGCGGTGAGCAAGCACCGCTTTCCGGGCAAGCGCCTGCTGGTGAGTCTGATCGACCTGCCGTTCTCGGTATCGCCGGTGGTCGCCGGCCTGGTCTTCATCCTGATCTTCGGCCGCAGCGGCTGGGCCTGGCCGCTGATCGACGAGGGCTGGCGGCTGCACTTGCCGGTGGTCGGCGAGGTGCTGCTGCAATTGCCGCGGATCGTGTTCGCGCTGCCCGGCATCGTGCTGGCGACGACCTTCGTCACCTTCCCGTTCATCGCCCGCGAGCTGATGCCGCTGATGGAGCAGCAGGGCAGCGACGAGGAACTGGCGGCGCTGAGCCTGGGCGCCAGCGGCTGGCAGATGTTCTGGCGGGTGACCCTGCCCAATATCCGCTGGGGCCTGCTGTACGGCGTGCTGCTGTGCAGTGCGCGGGCGATGGGCGAGTTCGGCGCGGTGTCGGTGGTGTCCGGGCACATCCGCGGGCGTACCAACACGCTGCCGCTGCACGTGGAGATCCTCTACAACGAATACGCCTACAGCGCCGCGTTCGCCTGCGCCAGCCTGCTGGCGCTGACCGCGCTGCTGACCCTGGCGCTGAAATCCTATCTGGAATGGCGCCACGGCGAATCGCTGGCCGCCAATCACCGACACTGA
- a CDS encoding sulfate/molybdate ABC transporter ATP-binding protein — MTIRVQHLGKRFDDFAALDDVSLDIRQGELLALLGPSGSGKTTLLRVIAGLEHADAGRVLIDGEDATGLPVQSRRVGFVFQHYALFRHMTVRDNIAFGLRVRRGDARLAESAIRARVTELLALVQLDGLEARYPTQLSGGQRQRVALARALAIEPRVLLLDEPFGALDAQVRRDLRRWLRELHDRTGLTTVFVTHDQEEALELADRVAILNRGRIEQLGSPADVYDRPVSPFVYGFVGAVNRLPAQLHDGQLQVAGLALPAPDTPLSSGPVDLYVRPEDLAPSDSGWAATVLSSQRSGSRLRLRAQLAHGQDEVEVELPAGEGAARYAPGQALQLSARRFGLFAQQRG, encoded by the coding sequence ATGACCATCCGCGTACAGCACCTGGGCAAGCGTTTCGACGATTTCGCCGCGCTCGACGACGTCAGCCTGGACATCCGCCAGGGCGAACTGCTGGCGCTGCTGGGGCCGTCCGGCTCGGGCAAGACCACGCTGCTGCGGGTGATCGCCGGGCTGGAGCATGCCGACGCCGGACGCGTGCTGATCGACGGCGAGGATGCGACCGGGCTGCCGGTGCAGTCGCGCCGGGTCGGCTTCGTGTTCCAGCACTACGCGTTGTTCCGGCACATGACGGTGCGCGACAACATCGCCTTCGGCCTGCGCGTGCGCCGCGGCGACGCGCGTCTGGCCGAGTCGGCGATCCGCGCGCGGGTGACCGAACTGCTCGCGCTGGTGCAGCTCGACGGGCTGGAGGCGCGCTATCCGACCCAGCTGTCCGGCGGCCAGCGCCAGCGCGTGGCGCTGGCGCGTGCGCTGGCGATCGAGCCGCGCGTGCTGCTGCTGGACGAACCGTTCGGCGCGCTCGACGCGCAGGTGCGGCGCGATCTGCGGCGCTGGCTGCGCGAGCTGCACGACCGCACCGGGCTGACCACGGTGTTCGTCACCCACGACCAGGAAGAGGCGCTGGAGCTGGCCGACCGCGTGGCGATCCTCAACCGCGGGCGCATCGAGCAGCTCGGCAGTCCGGCCGACGTCTACGACCGCCCGGTGTCGCCGTTCGTGTACGGCTTCGTCGGCGCGGTCAACCGGCTGCCGGCGCAGCTGCACGACGGCCAGCTGCAGGTCGCCGGGCTGGCGCTGCCGGCGCCGGATACGCCGCTGTCCAGCGGCCCGGTCGACCTGTACGTGCGCCCGGAAGATCTGGCACCCAGCGACAGCGGCTGGGCGGCGACGGTGCTGTCCTCGCAGCGCAGCGGCTCGCGCCTGCGCCTGCGCGCGCAGCTGGCGCATGGCCAGGACGAAGTGGAAGTGGAGCTGCCGGCGGGCGAGGGCGCGGCGCGCTATGCGCCCGGCCAGGCGCTGCAGCTGAGCGCGCGCCGTTTCGGCCTGTTCGCGCAGCAGCGCGGGTAG
- a CDS encoding pseudouridine synthase produces MKPPRPRRPASRTSAPAASAPQSPRAAASGEVRHGLARTLSKLGLCSRTEAARWIAAGRVAVDGRTVTDPEFPILRGRHRLALDGVALAATQRLYLMLNKPRGLVTTAQDERGRDTVYRCFDGAGLPWLAPVGRLDKASEGLLLFCNDPQWAARVADPASGPDKTYHVQVDALPDAALLARMCAGVVADGEPLRARQARLLRQGDKHAWLEVVLDEGRNRQIRRLLGELGLGVLRLVRVAIGGLALGELGKGAWRELSVAEVEGLGGRDSGPGTRDA; encoded by the coding sequence GTGAAGCCTCCGCGTCCCCGTCGCCCCGCATCGCGCACGTCGGCGCCAGCGGCCAGCGCCCCGCAATCGCCGCGCGCCGCCGCGTCCGGCGAGGTCCGCCACGGCCTGGCGCGCACCCTGTCCAAGCTCGGCCTGTGCTCGCGCACCGAGGCCGCGCGCTGGATCGCCGCCGGCCGCGTCGCGGTCGATGGCCGCACCGTCACCGATCCCGAATTTCCGATCCTGCGCGGCCGCCACCGGCTGGCGCTCGATGGCGTGGCGCTGGCCGCGACGCAGCGCCTGTACCTGATGCTCAACAAGCCGCGCGGCCTGGTCACCACCGCGCAGGACGAGCGCGGCCGCGACACCGTCTACCGCTGTTTCGACGGTGCCGGATTGCCCTGGCTGGCCCCGGTCGGGCGATTGGACAAGGCCAGCGAGGGCTTGCTGCTGTTCTGCAACGATCCGCAATGGGCGGCGCGGGTCGCCGACCCGGCCAGCGGCCCGGACAAGACCTATCACGTGCAGGTCGATGCGCTGCCCGACGCGGCGCTGCTGGCGCGCATGTGCGCCGGTGTCGTCGCCGATGGCGAGCCGCTGCGGGCCAGGCAGGCGCGGCTGCTGCGCCAGGGCGACAAGCACGCCTGGCTGGAAGTGGTGCTGGACGAGGGCCGCAACCGGCAGATCCGGCGCCTGCTCGGCGAACTCGGCCTGGGCGTGCTGCGCCTGGTGCGGGTGGCGATCGGCGGGCTGGCGCTGGGCGAACTGGGCAAGGGCGCCTGGCGCGAGCTCAGTGTGGCGGAGGTGGAGGGGTTGGGTGGTCGGGACTCGGGACCGGGGACTCGGGACGCGTAA
- a CDS encoding sulfate ABC transporter substrate-binding protein — protein MPSLLPRRFSPLLVLVLALCAFAGTAAARDVQLLNVSYDPTRELYRDYNTAFAKHWEQTHGGDKVTVETSHGGSGKQARSVIDGVEADVVTLALAYDVDAIADKGKLIDPGWARRLPDNSAPYTSTIVFLVRKGNPKQIKDWPDLLRTGVSVITPNPKTSGGARWNYLAAWAYADRIFKGDRERILGYMRALFRNVPVLDTGARGATTTFVQRGIGDVLLAWENEAFLAQEELGKDKFEIVVPKLSILAEPSVAVVDKNVDKHGTRDVAEEYLKYLYSPEGQKIAAKHYYRPRHPEYADRADIARLPKVQLVTIDQQFGSWAKAQAEHFNDGGLFDQIQASK, from the coding sequence ATGCCCAGCCTCCTGCCGCGCCGATTCAGTCCGCTGCTCGTGCTCGTGCTCGCGCTGTGCGCGTTCGCCGGCACCGCCGCCGCGCGCGACGTGCAGCTGCTCAACGTGTCCTACGATCCCACGCGCGAGCTGTACCGCGACTACAACACCGCCTTCGCCAAGCATTGGGAGCAGACCCACGGCGGCGACAAGGTCACCGTGGAGACCTCGCACGGCGGCTCGGGCAAGCAGGCGCGCTCGGTCATCGACGGGGTCGAGGCCGACGTGGTGACGCTGGCGCTGGCCTACGACGTGGACGCGATCGCCGACAAGGGCAAGCTGATCGATCCGGGCTGGGCCAGGCGCCTGCCCGACAACAGCGCGCCGTACACCTCCACCATCGTGTTCCTGGTGCGCAAGGGCAACCCGAAACAGATCAAGGACTGGCCGGACCTGCTGCGCACCGGCGTGTCGGTGATCACCCCGAACCCGAAGACCTCCGGCGGTGCGCGCTGGAACTACCTGGCCGCCTGGGCCTATGCCGACCGCATCTTCAAGGGCGACCGCGAGCGCATCCTCGGCTACATGCGCGCGCTGTTCCGCAACGTGCCGGTGTTGGACACCGGCGCGCGCGGCGCCACCACCACCTTCGTCCAGCGCGGCATCGGCGACGTGCTGCTGGCCTGGGAGAACGAGGCGTTCCTGGCGCAGGAGGAACTGGGCAAGGACAAGTTCGAGATCGTGGTGCCGAAGCTGTCGATCCTGGCCGAGCCGTCGGTGGCGGTGGTCGACAAGAACGTGGACAAGCACGGCACCCGCGACGTCGCCGAGGAATACCTGAAGTATCTGTATTCGCCGGAAGGGCAGAAGATCGCGGCCAAGCATTATTACCGGCCGCGCCACCCGGAGTACGCCGATCGCGCCGACATCGCGCGCCTGCCGAAGGTGCAACTGGTCACCATCGACCAGCAGTTCGGCTCCTGGGCCAAGGCGCAGGCCGAGCACTTCAACGACGGTGGCCTGTTCGACCAGATCCAGGCGAGCAAGTGA